Proteins encoded by one window of Streptomyces sp. NBC_01477:
- a CDS encoding sensor histidine kinase, whose amino-acid sequence MLLSLVLVLLGLAVSDTVVLGSVRSQLVQRVDQQLERYGGPLAQRLGTEGIPAPRNVRPGSVRPWLPSQFVVAFAAADGHVSDQFRLPVAAGDPRPLWPAMDAAALTAHLGAPFDVASDHGGGRWRVLIVPVTGTSANRSLPAGVVVAASLDEVSSTTDRLSTAFLLIGGVVVALLGVAGWFAVRAGLRPLRQIEATAVEIAAGRPLSHRMPAASPRTEAGRLSFALNGMLAQIESAFAVRAESEDQMRRFVADASHELRTPLAGIRGFAELYRMGALPDEADVKRTMARIESEAVRLGGLVEDLLTLVRTEELRPVQLAPMDLRTLAVDALHDTTALDPTRSVTLTGPGSGPPAPAPVLGDEARLRQVVTNLVGNAVAHTPPGTPVRIGVGTRDGHGILEVADTGPGLTPAQAARVFERFYRTDASRTRTAGGGAGLGLSIAAALITAHGGHVELDTSPGRGATFRIRLPSAPEAQQHL is encoded by the coding sequence GTGCTGCTGTCGCTGGTGCTGGTGCTGCTGGGCCTCGCGGTCAGCGACACCGTCGTGCTGGGCTCCGTGCGCAGCCAGCTGGTCCAGCGGGTCGACCAGCAGCTGGAGCGCTACGGCGGCCCGCTGGCCCAGCGGCTCGGCACCGAGGGGATCCCGGCGCCGCGCAACGTACGCCCGGGCAGCGTGCGGCCGTGGCTGCCGAGCCAGTTCGTGGTGGCCTTCGCCGCGGCCGACGGGCACGTCTCGGACCAGTTCCGGCTGCCGGTCGCGGCCGGCGACCCGCGCCCGCTGTGGCCCGCCATGGACGCGGCGGCGCTGACCGCCCACCTGGGCGCCCCCTTCGACGTGGCCAGCGACCACGGCGGCGGACGCTGGCGGGTGCTGATCGTGCCGGTGACCGGGACGTCGGCGAACCGCTCGCTGCCCGCGGGAGTGGTCGTCGCGGCCTCGCTGGACGAGGTGTCCTCGACCACCGACCGGCTCAGCACCGCCTTCCTGCTGATCGGCGGGGTGGTCGTGGCGCTGCTCGGGGTGGCGGGCTGGTTCGCGGTACGGGCCGGGCTGCGTCCGCTGCGGCAGATCGAGGCGACCGCCGTGGAGATTGCGGCGGGCCGGCCGCTGTCGCACCGGATGCCGGCCGCCTCACCGCGGACCGAGGCCGGCCGGCTCTCCTTCGCGCTCAACGGCATGCTGGCCCAGATCGAGTCGGCCTTCGCCGTACGCGCCGAGTCCGAGGACCAGATGCGGCGCTTCGTCGCCGACGCCAGCCACGAGCTGCGCACCCCGCTGGCCGGCATCCGCGGCTTCGCCGAGCTGTACCGGATGGGCGCGCTGCCCGACGAGGCCGACGTCAAGCGGACCATGGCCCGGATCGAGAGCGAGGCCGTACGCCTCGGCGGCCTGGTGGAGGACCTGCTCACCCTGGTCCGTACCGAGGAACTGCGCCCGGTGCAGCTGGCCCCGATGGACCTGCGCACCCTCGCGGTGGACGCGCTGCACGACACGACCGCGCTCGACCCGACCCGCTCGGTCACCCTGACCGGACCCGGGTCCGGGCCGCCCGCCCCGGCCCCCGTACTCGGCGACGAGGCCCGGCTGCGCCAGGTCGTCACCAACCTGGTCGGCAACGCCGTCGCCCACACCCCGCCCGGCACCCCCGTCCGCATCGGCGTCGGCACCCGCGACGGCCACGGCATCCTGGAGGTCGCCGACACCGGCCCCGGCCTGACCCCGGCGCAGGCCGCCCGCGTCTTCGAGCGCTTCTACCGCACCGACGCCTCCCGCACCCGCACCGCCGGCGGCGGCGCGGGCCTCGGCCTGTCCATCGCCGCCGCCCTGATCACCGCCCACGGCGGCCACGTCGAACTCGACACCTCCCCGGGCCGCGGCGCCACCTTCCGCATCCGCCTCCCCTCCGCACCGGAGGCTCAGCAGCATCTTTGA
- a CDS encoding response regulator transcription factor, which translates to MDTPEASLLVVDDEPNIRELLSASLRFVGFKVVSAATGADALAAVARERPDLVVLDVMLPDMTGFAVVKRLREETGPYGPRSGAGGDDRLPVLFLTAKDGVEDKISGLTAGGDDYVTKPFSLEELIARIRAILRRTGGGSDDGRLVAGDLELDTVGHQVLRAGRPVSLSPTEFKLLAYLMANADRVVSKLQILDHVWAYDFGGDLSIVESYISYVRRKVDSGADGAAKLIHTVRGVGYVLRRPVQAHG; encoded by the coding sequence ATGGACACGCCCGAGGCCAGCCTGCTGGTGGTGGACGACGAACCGAACATCAGGGAGCTGCTCTCGGCGTCGCTGCGCTTCGTCGGCTTCAAGGTCGTCTCCGCCGCGACCGGCGCCGACGCGCTGGCCGCGGTCGCCCGGGAGCGGCCCGACCTCGTCGTCCTCGACGTGATGCTGCCCGACATGACCGGCTTCGCGGTGGTCAAGCGGCTGCGCGAGGAGACGGGGCCGTACGGCCCGCGGTCCGGCGCGGGCGGCGACGACCGGCTGCCGGTGCTCTTCCTCACCGCCAAGGACGGCGTCGAGGACAAGATCAGCGGCCTGACGGCGGGCGGCGACGACTATGTGACCAAGCCGTTCAGCCTGGAGGAGCTGATCGCCCGTATCCGGGCGATCCTGCGCCGCACCGGCGGCGGCAGCGACGACGGGCGGCTGGTGGCCGGCGACCTGGAGCTGGACACCGTCGGCCACCAGGTGCTGCGCGCCGGCCGGCCCGTCTCGCTGTCCCCCACCGAGTTCAAGCTGCTCGCCTACCTGATGGCCAACGCCGACCGGGTCGTCTCCAAACTGCAGATCCTCGACCACGTGTGGGCGTACGACTTCGGCGGCGACCTGAGCATCGTCGAGTCGTACATCTCGTACGTGCGGCGCAAGGTCGACTCCGGCGCGGACGGGGCGGCGAAGCTCATCCACACGGTGCGCGGGGTCGGCTATGTGCTGCGCCGCCCGGTGCAGGCGCACGGCTGA